In a single window of the Kwoniella shandongensis chromosome 5, complete sequence genome:
- a CDS encoding mitochondrial 37S ribosomal protein uS2m produces the protein MKGSAGSALRVLKSSGTSRPVCRHFATSAPIAQTQAESSARPGKGEAYPGESAQEAWKRNLNEAREWRRRREGQRSTLPLFIPPTSTPPPRGRPTPTPTEATLSTLLASGAALGHAHTLTSPAYVPYIYGKRAGLSIIDLDQSLPILRRTAALVRDVVKADGVVLIVGTREGHQKMIRRAKERLEDNGFAVGEWMPGVLTNSETFFGIEPMLNKSFKPDLVIFLNPSENTAAIRECTARHIPTIGVVDTDTDPRIVTYPIPANMESMRTAELIVGTLSIAGQEGRRLRLKEAERKAVESRARGRRDRR, from the exons ATGAAGGGCTCTGCAGGATCAGCTTTGAGGGTGCTCAAATCATCTGGCACATCTCGACCTG TCTGTCGACACTTCGCCACTTCCGCACCTATCGCTCAGACCCAGGCGGAGAGCTCTGCCCGACCTGGTAAAGGTGAAGCGTACCCTGGAGAATCGGCACAGGaagcttggaagaggaatttGAACGAAGCGAGGGAATGGAGAAGACGTCGAGAGGGTCAAC GCTCAACACTTCCCCTTTTCATCCCTCCCACATCTACCCCTCCACCTAGAGGTCGACCTACCCCGACTCCTACCGAAGCGAcactctccaccctcctcgcCTCAGGTGCTGCGTTAGGACATGCCCACACTCTCACTTCACCAGCTTACGTTCCCTATATCTACGGTAAACGTGCCGGCCTCTCCATTATCGATCTCGACCAATCCCTCCCGATTCTCAGACGCACGGCAGCGCTTGTGAGAGATGTTGTGAAAGCGGACGGCGTAGTGTTGATCGTCGGAACAAGGGAGGGACatcagaagatgatcaggagggcgaaggagaggttggaagacAACGGATTCGCGGTTGGGGAATGGATGCCAGGTGTTTTGACCAATTCAGAgacttt CTTCGGCATCGAACCCATGCTCAACAAATCGTTTAAACCcgacctcgtcatcttccttaACCCATCCGAGAACACCGCCGCTATCAGAGAATGTACCGCTCGACATATCCCTACCATCGGTGTGGTCGACACCGACACGGATCCCAGGATCGTGACCTACCCTATCCCAGCCAacatggag AGCATGCGAACCGCGGAATTGATCGTCGGAACCCTCAGTATCGCAGGCCAAGAAGGTCGACGATTGAGACTGAAAGAGGCCGAAAGGAAAGCGGTCGAGTCTAGAGCacgaggtcgacgagacAGGAGATGA